A genomic region of Mesorhizobium sp. NZP2077 contains the following coding sequences:
- a CDS encoding NAD(P)-dependent oxidoreductase, whose protein sequence is MTKRIMFTGGSGKAGRHVVQYLVEQGCQVLNIDTKPLDNPKVRTLITDITDSGQVFNALSSYMGLHEFDPSLRPQPVDAVVHFAAIPRIMITPDNEVFRINAMGTYNVIEAAVKLGIRKVIIASSETTYGLVFANEPRDPKYFPLDEAYDVDPMDSYALSKVVNEKTARAFAQRNGTDIYALRIGNVIEPHEYSLFPKWFADPGFRKRIAWSYIDARDLGQITLRAVEKDGLGYQVFNAANEDTSSDLPTAELLKRFYPNVPVKAELGEYETLLSNRKARDMLGFRPEHSWRKYVKTA, encoded by the coding sequence ATGACGAAGCGGATCATGTTCACCGGCGGCAGCGGCAAGGCTGGGCGTCACGTCGTGCAATATCTTGTCGAGCAGGGCTGCCAGGTGCTCAACATCGACACCAAGCCGCTCGACAATCCCAAGGTGCGCACGCTGATCACCGACATCACCGATAGCGGCCAGGTGTTCAACGCGCTGTCGAGCTATATGGGCCTGCACGAATTCGACCCGTCGCTGCGTCCGCAGCCGGTGGATGCGGTGGTGCATTTCGCCGCCATCCCGCGCATCATGATCACGCCAGACAATGAGGTGTTCCGCATCAATGCGATGGGCACCTATAATGTCATCGAGGCTGCAGTGAAGCTCGGCATCCGCAAGGTGATCATCGCCTCCAGCGAGACGACCTATGGCCTGGTGTTCGCCAACGAGCCGCGCGATCCCAAATATTTCCCGCTCGACGAGGCGTATGACGTCGACCCGATGGACAGCTATGCGCTGTCCAAGGTCGTCAACGAGAAGACGGCACGTGCCTTCGCGCAGCGCAATGGCACCGACATCTATGCCTTGCGCATCGGCAATGTCATCGAGCCGCACGAATATTCGCTGTTCCCGAAATGGTTCGCCGATCCCGGTTTCCGCAAGCGTATCGCCTGGAGCTACATCGACGCGCGCGATCTTGGCCAGATCACGTTGCGTGCCGTCGAGAAGGACGGGCTCGGCTACCAGGTGTTCAACGCCGCCAATGAGGACACTTCGTCGGATCTGCCGACGGCCGAACTCCTGAAGCGGTTCTATCCCAACGTGCCGGTCAAGGCCGAACTCGGCGAATACGAGACGCTGCTGTCGAACCGCAAGGCACGCGACATGCTGGGTTTCCGCCCGGAGCATAGCTGGCGCAAATACGTCAAAACCGCCTGA
- a CDS encoding FadR/GntR family transcriptional regulator produces MRDAKPNKEKSPKKAAAAERPAGVRRAGAARIPGSSVHTSLASEIGLRIVRGDYPPGTILPNEAKWSETFSVSRSAVREAIKMLMAKSLLASRPKIGSWVEPKERWNLLDRDVLAWYATSPDREVFLKTVQEFRHIIEPEATAFAAMRRTDEQMAEISQACLEMGEATSLQERTRADTRFHLAILRASGNDLLVPLGVLIESAFDHLFAYTTRAVDDLNHAQKLHEAIEKNIRLQRPDAARAAVRKLLANTDHVIKSR; encoded by the coding sequence ATGCGGGACGCGAAGCCGAACAAGGAAAAATCGCCGAAAAAGGCGGCCGCTGCCGAGCGCCCGGCCGGTGTTCGCCGGGCTGGTGCGGCGCGCATTCCGGGCTCAAGCGTGCACACGTCGCTGGCCAGCGAGATTGGCCTGCGGATCGTGCGCGGTGACTATCCGCCCGGCACCATATTGCCCAATGAGGCAAAGTGGTCGGAGACCTTCAGCGTCAGCCGTTCGGCGGTGCGTGAAGCGATCAAGATGCTGATGGCCAAGAGCCTGCTGGCCTCACGCCCCAAGATCGGCAGCTGGGTCGAGCCGAAGGAGCGCTGGAACCTGCTCGATCGCGACGTGCTCGCCTGGTATGCGACGTCGCCCGACCGCGAGGTGTTCCTGAAAACGGTGCAGGAGTTCCGCCACATTATCGAGCCGGAGGCGACCGCCTTCGCCGCCATGCGGCGGACCGACGAGCAGATGGCCGAGATCAGCCAGGCCTGCCTCGAGATGGGCGAGGCGACCAGCCTGCAGGAGCGCACCCGCGCCGACACGCGCTTTCATCTTGCCATCCTACGCGCCTCGGGCAACGATTTGCTGGTGCCGCTCGGCGTGCTGATCGAATCCGCCTTCGATCACCTGTTCGCCTATACGACGCGGGCGGTCGACGATCTCAATCATGCGCAGAAGCTGCATGAGGCGATCGAGAAGAACATCCGCCTGCAGCGGCCGGATGCCGCGCGCGCCGCGGTGCGGAAATTGCTGGCCAACACCGACCATGTGATCAAGTCGCGTTAG
- a CDS encoding MFS transporter, translating into MTRTDLSRPSPGIDSSYAWMRLAISMVLATIGAVGMWAVVVVLPAVQAEFGVDRAAASMPYTATMVGFAAGNVLVGRAIDRMGYWIPALISSVALSAGLLLAALSTSILQFTLAQGVLIGVGTSVIFGPLIADISHWFNRRRGVAVTAAAAGNYLAGALWPTIMPTLIKAEGWRFTYAAIGIFCLVTMVPLVLLLRRGAPDAAAAGSPGSRPVQPIPMSPAALQVLLVIAGLGCCVAMSMPQVHIVAYCMDLGYGIAHGADMLSIMMAAGVVSRLASGFIADRIGGAKTLIIGSVLQCLSLLFYIPFDRLASLYVVSLVFGLSQGGIVPCYAIIVREYLPAKEAGQRIGIVMMATIFGMAIGGWMSGWIYDLTGSYAAAFLNGIAWNLLNILAVGLFMWKARDRAVMAA; encoded by the coding sequence TTGACCCGAACCGACTTGAGCCGGCCGAGCCCCGGCATCGACAGCTCCTACGCCTGGATGCGGCTGGCCATCTCGATGGTGCTGGCGACGATCGGCGCGGTCGGCATGTGGGCCGTCGTCGTTGTGCTGCCCGCCGTGCAGGCGGAGTTCGGTGTCGACCGCGCCGCGGCATCCATGCCTTACACGGCAACCATGGTCGGCTTTGCCGCCGGCAATGTGCTGGTCGGCCGCGCCATCGATCGCATGGGTTATTGGATCCCGGCGCTGATTTCTTCCGTTGCGCTCTCCGCAGGCCTCCTGCTTGCCGCGCTGTCGACCTCGATCCTGCAATTCACCCTTGCCCAGGGGGTACTGATCGGCGTCGGCACGTCGGTGATCTTCGGGCCGCTGATCGCCGATATCTCGCATTGGTTCAACCGTCGGCGTGGCGTTGCCGTCACGGCGGCGGCCGCCGGCAACTATCTCGCCGGCGCGCTCTGGCCCACCATCATGCCGACGCTGATCAAGGCGGAAGGCTGGCGTTTCACCTATGCGGCGATCGGCATCTTCTGCCTGGTCACCATGGTGCCGCTGGTGCTGCTGCTGCGCCGCGGTGCCCCGGATGCGGCAGCCGCCGGCTCGCCGGGAAGCCGGCCAGTGCAGCCGATTCCGATGTCGCCTGCGGCATTGCAGGTGCTGCTGGTCATCGCCGGCCTCGGCTGCTGCGTGGCGATGTCGATGCCGCAAGTGCATATCGTCGCCTATTGCATGGATCTCGGCTACGGCATTGCGCATGGCGCCGACATGCTGTCGATCATGATGGCGGCTGGTGTCGTCAGCCGGCTTGCCTCCGGCTTTATCGCCGATCGCATCGGCGGCGCTAAAACCTTGATCATCGGTTCGGTGCTGCAATGCCTGTCGCTGCTGTTTTACATCCCGTTCGACCGGCTCGCCTCGCTCTATGTCGTGTCGCTGGTGTTCGGCCTGTCGCAAGGCGGCATCGTGCCTTGCTATGCGATCATCGTGCGTGAATACTTGCCGGCCAAGGAGGCCGGCCAGCGTATCGGCATCGTCATGATGGCGACGATTTTCGGCATGGCGATCGGCGGCTGGATGTCGGGCTGGATCTACGACCTGACCGGTTCCTACGCCGCCGCCTTCCTCAACGGCATCGCCTGGAATCTGCTGAACATACTGGCCGTCGGGCTGTTCATGTGGAAGGCAAGGGACAGGGCCGTCATGGCAGCCTGA